The proteins below come from a single Anderseniella sp. Alg231-50 genomic window:
- a CDS encoding chromate resistance protein ChrB domain-containing protein codes for MGDFFISAEDLSHRLATAEPVRIFDVRRPQAIEPGSRFLPGSRWRNHIEALDWSGNLSRDNLIVLNCMHGHNVSQIATALLRQRGYNARALAGGVDGWIEAGLPTVGQSRLCPVDAGPSTWVTRMEPKIDRVACPWLISRFVDPDAVFHFAEAEWVIDIADELSGVAFDTPGAVIEHDGDLCSFDTLLREFDLNDPVLAQLASIVRGADTGRNDLAPEAAGLLAVMLGNSIVGKSDHDVMRLGFPVYDALYARLKLAGSETHGWQPMTD; via the coding sequence ATGGGCGACTTTTTTATCTCCGCTGAAGATCTTTCACACCGGCTGGCAACTGCCGAACCGGTTCGCATTTTTGACGTTCGCCGACCGCAGGCCATCGAACCGGGTTCACGGTTTCTGCCGGGCAGCCGCTGGCGCAACCACATTGAAGCTCTGGACTGGTCCGGCAATCTGTCCCGCGACAACCTGATCGTGCTGAACTGCATGCACGGTCACAATGTATCGCAGATCGCCACTGCCCTGCTCAGGCAAAGAGGCTATAATGCCCGCGCACTGGCAGGCGGCGTAGACGGCTGGATTGAAGCCGGCCTGCCAACCGTCGGGCAAAGCCGGCTTTGTCCCGTGGACGCCGGGCCGAGTACCTGGGTAACGCGCATGGAGCCCAAGATTGACCGTGTTGCATGCCCATGGCTTATTTCCCGCTTCGTTGATCCCGACGCCGTGTTTCATTTTGCCGAAGCCGAGTGGGTGATTGATATAGCGGACGAACTGTCAGGCGTCGCATTTGATACACCGGGGGCGGTTATTGAACATGATGGCGATCTTTGCAGCTTTGACACATTGCTGCGCGAGTTTGACCTGAACGACCCGGTTCTCGCTCAGCTGGCAAGCATCGTGCGCGGTGCCGATACCGGCCGGAATGATCTGGCGCCGGAAGCTGCCGGCCTGCTGGCCGTCATGTTGGGTAATTCCATTGTGGGCAAATCCGACCACGATGTGATGCGCCTCGGATTTCCGGTTTACGACGCGCTCTATGCCCGCCTAAAACTGGCCGGCAGTGAAACCCATGGCTGGCAGCCGATGACAGATTGA